The stretch of DNA agaagggatcCAGTGGCACGGAACTTGGCCAtgggggcgaggcgcgcgcggaggGGAAGGGTTAGGGTCAGgaactgcagagagacatcTTCATCTGGTTCGGCTGTCTTCCTGTTCGCTGGTCTCCTGACCGACCCCAATCTCTCCCGCCGCGTCCGTCTCCTGGgactcctctctcttcttgcttctctctctgtggctgctttccctcgctctgtctcggcgcctctcacggcgcgggtgtctctctgccgctcgcgcTCCCCCTCAGGATATCAAGCAGGCTCCAGACGCCACGGCCTTCCTCACGGTCGGCAAAGACATGACGTTCCGCGACTACGCGCAGGGCGCGtggcgcatgcgcgagaTCGGGAAAGGCCAGAAGATTTGTCTGCTGATTCCGCCGGAAATCGGCGAGCTCGTCGTCAAGCACGCGCGTCTTGCGCAGACTCTCCGTTTTGACGAGACGCTCTTCCCTCAAGAGGAACCGGCGCCTGGtggtctctgcgcctctggCGGCGGATCAACCCCCGCGGGCAACGCTGCACcatctcgcctcgccctccctcccttcccttcttccacTGGGTCTGcatcttccgtctcctcttccttttcgttggccgcctctttcgcctccgcggtgtctccgggcCCTGTGTGGGGCGACGGCGTGGGGCGGCTCGACCTTGGGGCGACCGAGGCaggcagcgcatgcagaagccGCCAGCGCAAGGCGCTGAGTCGGGAACAGATCGCGCGTGGGCTCCAAGAGATCTGCAGCTGGCTAGTGGTCCGGTCGATCGCAAACGAGTCGCTGCAGTCGCGGCTCCTCTCCCAGCAGAATCTGATGAATGTGTGGCGGAAGCAGGCGTACGGTCGCCTCCAGACGGACCACTCGAGCATTGGGACCACGGAAACGTCCTTCTTGCTGCTGCGCTGTCTCGATGTATTCCGCGAGAAGATCGACTTCGCCGTCTCGACGCGAGCGCCGATTTTGCTCTCGCAGCACGCGAAGCTGACGGCGATGGCCGAGGCGCACGCAGACTTGCTCGACgacgccgacgaggaagaagcccgAGTGGTGAAGCGGAAAATCGTCTCGATTCTCTGCAGGGTCGAGCAACAAaccgaagacgcgcgcgaacAAAAGCGGAACAGCAAACTCCTCGGCGGCTCGCAGGCGTTCTTCAACGAAGGCGCGTtcgaaggcgccgacgccgcccgCATCGACGCCATGGAAGCCGAGGTCGAACAGGAACAAGAACAGGAGCAAGAACAGGAACAGGAACAGGtcagagacggaagggacGCAGGCAAGAGAAGTGCCGCAAAAACGCACGACGCTCCATCTGTCGAAAACGTCTCATTTTCACAGCCACGCCCCAGTCACACACACTCACactcacacacacatgcagtTCCGTATTTGCTTTTTGTCTCTATGCCCACAGATGCTTGTGCAAGCCTAGATCTATTGGGGTGGGTGCGGATCCCTGTGGGCGCTGCGTTTTTTCCGGGCACCCTCTCTGGCATCTGTCGACCGCTGTTTGGTGTGTGCCGCGTGGGTGTGCAGGAGCAAGAGCAGGAGATTGagcaggagaaggaagaggagcgcgTTCCGGAGATCGAAGAATCGGCAGCAGCGCTCAAGTACTCCCGTTCGGACCAGGAGCAGAAACCGTGGCATCTCCATACACTGGCGGAGGCCCCAGACACCCACGCCCAAGGGTTCTACCCGTGCGCGGAGTGGTCTATCTTCCACAAACTCTCGCAGCGACCGGGGAAGACAGCGCCCTTCCCGCCTTGCTTCCTCATGTCTTCGAACCACTTCCGGCCGTCCTGGAGCTACAACTCGCACCGGCGACTGAAGAACGTGATCATCGTCATGGAATGGCTGCCAGACTGGGAGCGCGGAGCCGCGGgggcggaggccgaggcgagtgCGCGGCAGAGTCGCGGGTTCGATgcgcaggaaaggagacagtgcgaggaaggcgagcggcgaaggcgcgtcaAGGAAATCTTTGAGTTGTTCGACACCCGACGCCGAGGCGTGATCGACGAAAGCGACTTGCCAGAGTTCCTTCGCGCGTACCTCCTCGAGGTCGGGACGCCCGACGAAGCCAAGGTTCTCGCCTACCTCGTTCTCCAGCGCATTCGGCAACGTCGACGCAAAGACGGAGGTCGAGATCTGCCTCCTGCTTCAGCCGGatctgcgtcgtcttcgctgtcgcctgAATCTacgtctctgctgtctcgcgcctcgcaccgcgtcgcctctgccgtGAACACGATGAATCCGCTGAACTTGCGGAGACGGCCCTCGGCCTCCGGGGTATCTCTCGCGACTTCAACCGCTTCCGATCCCTCCAACGAGGCGCTGTCTCTATCGCGCTCCGGCCGCGATGCCCCGTGGCTCCCGACTGATGCAGAGCACGGCAACCGGCCGAACGGCGTCGACGCGTTTGCGGCGCTCTTTGGCGAGACGCCTGGGCGTGTGGGGGGtgcggaagagaaaccgcGGCACGGAGAAGAGATTCTCTTTGAGCCGGACCcgttctccctgttctcGCCTCAACCGGGGGCGGTCGCCCCTGCAGACCAGATCGGGCGTAGCTCCGCGTCGAACGCCACCGACCTTCTGTCCAGCGGCCTCACCTTCTCgacgtctcctctccccggCTTGGAAGGCCTGACGAGTCCGTtccgcgaagacgcgcaggatgcatgcagtctgacgcaagaggcagctgcgcgGGAGTCAACGGGTCTTTCAGACGTTTCTGCGCGGGCTGGGGGCACGGCCAGTCGCGATGCCAAGTCAGAGCTCACACTCGAGGACTTGACATACGCCCTCTCGGACGCTCTGCTCTTTCAGGAAGAATCGAGTCACTTCTATGTCGTCCTCACCCTCGAGGAGGCTGAAGGCGTTCGCGCGGCGCTCCACGTCATGCAGCAGCGGAACTGCTCGTCCCTCGTCGAGGGAAAGCGGTGCGCGGTCGCCCTGAGAAACCTTTCTGCGCGATTCCAAACCGTGGatgcctcgcctctctttcaaacgaaaaaacgcagGGTACGTTGGCCACGCCGCTCTGTTCCGGTCCGGTGTCACCCTTTCTCTTGGTCTCTGTCTGTGAAGGGAAACTGCGTCAAGCAATCTGTTTCCACGACTCTTGCTTCGATTTCTGTTCGTCGGTGCGATCTGCGTGCTCTCCGTTTGCCTCTGTCTGTGGATCGACGCCTCCACCCGCCCGGCCTCGCGACGCTACGTCTCCTTTTGTGCTTAAAAATCCAAGCACCATCCCCGCTGTCCCCCacctctcgtcttcccgttcctttctctcttctctctgttctttttcttttttctctcttttccttatctctgttccttcgctcttttcttcctcttttttgttggacgtcttcgcccttttcctgtctcgttgTGTGGCGCAGCTGGCTTCGCTGGTGGGCGTGCAATCGCAGAAGATGCACGCctgttcccgtttcctcAACAGTTGTCTGTTGTACTCGAACCGGCACGTTTCGCTGCTTCTCCAGACGTTCGAGGGTACACCGTGTCGGGATCGCGAAGagtttttcttcgccgtgcGCCAGTGTCGGCGCCGGAACCAGGCGGCAGACTGGCGGCTCCTGCCGATcgcgcggctcttctccTGCGCCGAGGACCTCGCGGTTCTCCAGGGACGCACGCTGCTCGTGAGTCGCCTCCGAACGGTCCTCCGGGACAAACGGATGTCGGCGTCGGACGCGTTCCGGGCCTTCGACGTGGTCCGCCGAGGCTCCCTGCAGGCCGCGGAGCTCGTCGCGGGGCTCGAGTGGATCGGCGTGAGGCAGCTGACGGGTCCAGCCGACCCGCAGCGCGTGGCGGAAGTGTTGAGGTTCTTCGACGTCGACCGAGACGGCGTCGTCAGCGAGGCAGACTTCCTCGCGGTGGTTGGCGGCCAACTGCCTGGGCAGCCGGAGGGgacgcgcgaggccgccgacgGGGCAGCGGCTCCAGGGCCGACCGCGGAGGGGCCCGCGGGCACGGAGCTCGACGGCTCGGCGCGGGCGGTCCTCGCGCCGATccgaggcgtcggcgagcgTGTCTTGGGCGCAGTCCTCGGGGAGACGTCGCCCCTTGCCCGCAGGCCTGCAGACGACGGCCAGGCCGCGCCGCTGTGGAAGGTGCTCGGCGTGCGGCCGTGCACTGCGCCGATGGAGTTCGTCAGCAAGCTCAAGTTCCGGATTCAGCCGCACACGGCGTTCAAGAAGCTGTGGGAAGGCCGTGTGGTGTCGCTCGCGGGGAGCGGCTCTGGACTCGCGGAGGCGAGTCTCGCGCCCCAACAGCGCGTCCTCTCGATCTGGATGTGCGACCAGCTAGAGGGCCGCCACCGCGGCTTGATGAAGCGGAACCGCGAACGGCTCGCCTTTGGCCACTACGCCTGTCTCGGGTCGGACATCTCCAAAGCGAGCACCGCCGACAGTGCGGCGGGCGGgtctgcagagaaaggcggccAGGGTTGCTGCCCAAGCGTCCTGGAAATCACCGACCCGTCCACCTCTGTCATGTCTGAGAGCCTCGAACTGCAGCGCTTCATCGAGACGTTCTTTCCCCTGCCTGCGCGCTACCGAGTCCTCTGGCGGGGGCCAGGCTCCTCGGCGTCTGGGCCTGCGCCCTCGAAGCAggccgcgctcgccgcctcgccgctcaCCCTGTGGGTCGGCGTTccgccgtcgtcgctcttcgtctgcctcggcgtcgccgtcACTGCGAGTCGCAGCGCAAGTCCCGCGCCGAACGCGCTGCGGTGCGTCCCGCGAAAGTGGGTCCGCGACACCGGCAGAAAGGCGCTCTACCTCGGCGAGAAACGTGCCAACTTCTCGACCTTTGgggccggagacgccgacctcgccctcctcctcgaagccgagaaaaacCTCCAGCTGCGGAAAGGAACCAAACGCCGCGACGACGACCTCGTCCTCTGGAGCGTCGGCGAGATGGCCCTGATGGCGGCGACGatcggcggcgaagacgaaccgacggcgaagaacacACACAGCGTGGGGCCCGTCCCACTCGCAGGCGCAAGCACCGGTAGGCAGAGACCGCGTCGGGTCTATGTGCATCGCGGTCGCTGGAAAAAGCGGTTCGCGGGGACAATCAGGTAGAGGGATCtgcaaaagaaacgaaaaaaagacactGCTTCGCGgagttgcatgcgcgcggtGTTTTTTGGGGCGACGCAATCCAAATCGCAGTGACAAACGCGAGAGTGAGCGGTCGAGCACAGACCCTGTTTTCGAACCCAACAGAGTGTCGAAAACATCGCGTGTTGCGAtggctgtcttctttcggattgtctttttctctccacctcggAGGTCGGTCTCTTCCGTCCCTGTCGCTTCCTGAAACGAAGTACGGGCGTCACCTGTCTTCCCGAGCGGCGGAAGCGTCTAATGCAGACAGTTCCGATCTCCGAAAAGGAGATTTGTGCGTGCTTGGCGAattcggtgtctctcgcgtgtgcgATGCCTCGTCCCTTCAGGCGGAGTTGTGTGGGGCGACTTCCTGTCGCCGTCCTTCCGGCTGGAGCCGGAGCGCCCGCGGACGTTCCCGGGGGGTGGGGATGGCGCCTCAGGCCCGCAAGATCTCCTCGCCACGAAGGGGACTGAAGTGGACACCTGCCGAGCTGCCGCCCTCATCCCGCGGCTCGTGCCGAAGGCCAAAGGCGGATGGTAGAccgggcggcgagaaagcgccGCAAAAACCGGCCTGGACTGAACCTCCGGCGAGGTGTAGcccgtcctctgtctctgcaccCGTTTGGTGAACGGAACGGCCCGCGACGCAAAAGAGACACTCtaggcagagagacgaaggaggcggggggaggggggggggggaagcaCTCTGAAtccgcgcgagagagacgcgaagaggaggccgagaaggcggagggtGGTGGACACGGAAGCTAGCCGGGTGGCGTTCACGTTCGAGTGCCCATCTGTTTGTGTCTGTACCTCGAGCTGGGAACATCGGCGATTGAGTGTTTCCCCGCGTCATGCCCTATCACCAAGCAGTTTCTTTCCGTTGTGTGCTAGCACAACCGAACTTGGATCCAGTCAGCAAAGACACTCAAGGTCGAAAGCCGGAGTTGACGCCGATATAGGCAACCATCTGTTTTGCTGCTACAGCTTCCAAGGAAGCAGAACTACCCCCGTAGGGTACTGGACTCGAACACTGTTGTGGTCTTGAGTGGTCCAGTGGGCGGTGaaaaagaacggaagaaaaggcgcgcgTCGACCGTCTGATGGCACTCCACTGCCGTCGGCGATCGCTGCCTGCATTGTCTGgcgcgcggcaggcgacCTATACAAaacctccgtttctctgctgcggCAACTTACCTTGGTCGACCTTTCTCGCACTGCTTCTGCTGAATGCTCTGCGCTGGAGCAGTCTGACCCGTGCAACAGAATTCTATGACCCGATGCGGGCGGGACATAGTCCAGACCCGCCATGCCTGTATCTCAGGATGCGCACGTCGCTTGTCGAACAAACCGCCGCTGTCGGAAACTTAGGTTAGGCAGGCGTATATGCGGAGAGTAATTTGTGTTCGGACGCGTTCATGTCCCTTTTGCGGAAGTGGCAAGAGACAGTACGGCACCGATCCGTCTGGGGGTTGGCTGACGAAAGCACGCGTTTCACGGCTTCGTGTGATCCAAGACGTTTCCACATATTTTGCCAGATTGCCGAGTTAAGCGTTAATTTCACCTTGTCGCCTGACACTGGCAATTCTATGCGTAGgtcgagaaacgcgggaggaTACGATGTGAATCACCTGCTTAAACCTGTCAGTCCAGACTGGAAAATCAGAACCGCAGTCCGTCTCCCACATGCGAGCACGCAAAACTCTTTCTGCCTTTacctttcttctcggtgCCTTGCACCCCTCCCCACAGTCGACACACACGTCCCCTTTGGATCCACCTTGAGCCCAACTGGACTGTCTCCGTTGAGAAGGCAGTCCAGCGATATTCTTCAAAACCTCCTCCTATTCTCTGTCGATGGCTCGTAGCGAGTGTTGTCATTGCTGCCGCGttcgaggcgccgccggaAGAATTTCATCCGAGTTTTgtggcctctctgcctccgagtgctctctccttcttccgtccTTTTACTTGTTCGTGGTTGAGCTCGACAGCGCGGCAGAGCATACGTCAACCCCAGCTGCGTGGCTCTTCCGAACCGTGAAAGCGGTGTGCGTGCATCTGCGTCGACCTCTCTAGCAGAGTGCGAGGactctctgtccctttttgCGTTGATGCATGCTGCTGTAAGTGTCGCTGTAGTCGCCCCCTCGCTTCAgcagcgcgtctccttctcgtgctctctcaggagcgaaagaagcaaCTGAacgccttccctctgtgtTTGGTGCTCTTTGGCGGTAACCTGAAAAATGTCTTCACTGTAgccgccgtctctggcgCGTTTCGAAATGAATCGCGTCTCCACATTGACGCCAATTTCTCTCCAAAACGCCTCCGGAGGCCTCTCCGAACCGAGCCCTAGAGAGCGCAGCTCGGCAGGGCAAGAAGATGCGGTCGCAGAGAGAATGCGGCGCACACGCGCTTCTCCTGGAGAGAGCATCGAGGCAAACGCAGAGCGAGgcaacgagggagacgaagcaggggaaagagaaccaGCCCAGAAGGggggaagcgacgcagaggaagaagccggagacggaagaccTCGTGAACCACCCCATGGAGAACACGAGGGCGGTCGAGCGACAGCTGAAAGGTCGAAGGAATGGGAGGCGTAGCTAGCACGAGACGACTTCTGCTCATCGCCGATCAGGCCTTTGCGCGTGGTGGCgattctgtctctcgtctcgtgAGTGTCCGCGTTCCTCCACGCGTCGgtcttctttgcttcgttCGTCTCCAAccccgccgtcgctgcctctttgcttccttctgtttGATCCCATTGCAGCTtgtttccgctcttcctctccttccagtctccgtcttccgAGACATACGCTCCTAGTCTCGCCGGCAAGCGTTCggcttccctcgctctcgtccccttgcaggcgtcgcgcgtgtccttcgtttcctcttcgccgttgcGGTCGGCCTCGAGTTCCCCGCACGTTCCCGCTGAcctcccttcctttccttcttgcgTGGTCGCTGGGGCGGGTCCCTGGCTCTCGCTGCCGGAGGGGCTCTCGGCCTCCGTTCGTCCCTGCGTCGCTTTCCACCCATCTCTGcactcttccttctctccctttgcctttctttcttctcttcgctgccttttcctctctgccgtcgaTGTGatctccctcctcgtctccacaGCCTCGACACGCTTCTGCGTAGAACCCGCCGGAGGAAGCgcacgcgaagagacagacgaacagacagacgaagagacagaggaagagataGAAGATAAAGACgaacagacagaagaagagaaaggcgaacagacggaagaagagatagaagaagagacggcgaggcacgTGTCTCCGAGtggcttctctttttccgagAACAGATGGCGGAGGTCAGTCTTGAAGAACGGACGCCGCGCTCGCGTCCAGAGATGAAACACGACGGAGAACCGaggggcgaagaaagaccAGCCATGCGTGAACAGCCGCAAGGTCATCGTTTGCTCTTCGCCGAAAAACACAAATTGAAGGCGAGGGTCATAGCCCACTTCTCTGATCACGCGGGCTGGGGCAAAGGAAAAGCCCGCTGCCCAAAACAGAGACTTGAGTGGAAAGAGGCAAGtcgatggagagaaagaaggcgacaaagacaGAGCGGACGACGAGAccgaagacgccggcgactCGGCAAGACTCGCACGCTCTTGTTCGCAAGTGCCTGGAGCTTCTTCCAACTCACAGCAATGCAAACAGCTGCACGCGCAGGCGGTCGGGGGGCGCACGAGGTGCGTCATCTTCATTGACaggtttccttctctcgaaccttcttccagagagaaaccggaCGACTCAGACGGAACAGGATCTGCAGCGGCGGAAAACGACGCAGACGCCAGAGGCGgggcggaggcagaagaagagccagCGTAGGAACAGCggttcctcgtcgctccctGCGAGTCTCCTCCAGAACCGCGAGGCTCCGCCTTGGAGGCCGAGCCGTCGAATCGCAGCGCTCGGCCTTTGGTACGGAGCAGTCCGTTTCGATCAAAATGCCCTGCGCACAGAAGAATCCCTGGAAAGTAGACCTCCGGGAAGCGCTGCCCAGTTTTTTCCTTGGTCCACTCGGCGAGGTCGAGGTCTTGTCCTCCCTCGCCAGGCTCGTTTCTCCGTCCAGTCGggcgttcttcctccgttccttcgcttcgcccttcttcgctctggCCACGTGGCTCTTGACCGCCGTGGGCAGGAAGCGCGGAGGCTGCCTCGAGGCCCGAGGCGCATagacgccgagagcgagaagcagacggcGCGTGTGGCGTCGCGAAGCCCTCGCGCTCGcacgaa from Neospora caninum Liverpool complete genome, chromosome XI encodes:
- a CDS encoding [Skp1-protein]-hydroxyproline N-acetylglucosaminyltransferase, related; this translates as MEGDHERTRSGNLPLRCFLLSVALPSFPPSQEDEESSSVLKDAGNDGDPSLARPLADAEHTHEGANRVLRIPVLEILLPQPNKNPFAAALAAGGQSPSAPCSRTASEPPSVVASSRSCFQLSRSSDASAWARDASPSESGQGSEGEDNAATGEEAHDAGRNVEDELGEEAWETDEDGDETAVMCLAFMDWRDSRGPCFARALCEWLLPTSPLREATAVRKPGETRLELLLQTDSHMRFAPHFDCFLLNQLTLAAALSAETKRARSPSTLSPPSHAFSLSANASPARSSAPPSACSSLLVTEKVVLTGYPPGYEEGLPFFEFPQPPHTSGTTESPSVGACPSDDTRHLPPRPSSQTFSLPCVSSSSSSRSCEREGFATPHAPSASRSRRLCASGLEAASALPAHGGQEPRGQSEEGRSEGTEEERPTGRRNEPGEGGQDLDLAEWTKEKTGQRFPEVYFPGILLCAGHFDRNGLLRTKGRALRFDGSASKAEPRGSGGDSQGATRNRCSYAGSSSASAPPLASASFSAAADPVPSESSGFSLEEGSREGNLSMKMTHLVRPPTACACSCLHCCELEEAPGTCEQERASLAESPASSVSSSALSLSPSFSPSTCLFPLKSLFWAAGFSFAPARVIREVGYDPRLQFVFFGEEQTMTLRLFTHGWSFFAPRFSVVFHLWTRARRPFFKTDLRHLFSEKEKPLGDTCLAVSSSISSSVCSPFSSSVCSSLSSISSSVSSSVCSSVSSRALPPAGSTQKRVEAVETRREITSTAERKRQRREERKAKGEKEECRDGWKATQGRTEAESPSGSESQGPAPATTQEGKEGRSAGTCGELEADRNGEEETKDTRDACKGTRAREAERLPARLGAYVSEDGDWKERKSGNKLQWDQTEGSKEAATAGLETNEAKKTDAWRNADTHETRDRIATTRKGLIGDEQKSSRASYASHSFDLSAVARPPSCSPWGGSRGLPSPASSSASLPPFWAGSLSPASSPSLPRSAFASMLSPGEARVRRILSATASSCPAELRSLGLGSERPPEAFWREIGVNVETRFISKRARDGGYSEDIFQVTAKEHQTQREGVQLLLSLLREHEKETRC